A region of Halalkaliarchaeum desulfuricum DNA encodes the following proteins:
- a CDS encoding lipoyl protein ligase domain-containing protein: MTVHVVRGCPDGIEADRELAGRLREIAAERQEPAVRVWRPPRQLAFGRRDANESGYGTAREAAHNRGFPPVERRVGGRAVAYDGDTTVAFAYAVPLSDPRRGLSKRYDRAIHRLHNALEATGASVSRGEPPGAFCPGDHSLRAVPDGQVSDQKRRENGGKVAGIAQRIGTDSALVSGVVVVEDTTELREVLTAVYDRLELPFDPDSLGSVAAAGGSHDPNVVIGEIESAFVDGRHCVVERVER, from the coding sequence GTGACAGTCCACGTCGTCCGCGGGTGCCCTGACGGCATCGAAGCCGATCGGGAACTCGCAGGAAGGCTCCGGGAGATCGCCGCCGAACGGCAGGAGCCGGCGGTGCGGGTCTGGAGGCCGCCCAGACAGCTGGCGTTCGGCCGACGGGACGCAAACGAGTCCGGCTACGGGACTGCGAGGGAAGCCGCACACAACAGAGGGTTCCCGCCAGTCGAACGGCGCGTCGGTGGTCGGGCCGTCGCGTACGACGGCGACACCACCGTCGCGTTCGCGTACGCCGTTCCGCTTTCCGATCCCCGGCGGGGGCTCTCGAAGCGTTACGACCGGGCCATCCACCGGCTCCACAACGCCCTGGAGGCGACTGGCGCGTCCGTCAGTCGCGGTGAGCCCCCGGGAGCGTTCTGTCCCGGCGATCACTCGTTGCGTGCGGTTCCTGACGGGCAAGTGTCCGATCAAAAGCGGCGCGAGAACGGCGGAAAGGTCGCAGGGATCGCACAGCGAATTGGAACCGACAGCGCGCTCGTCTCGGGGGTCGTCGTCGTCGAGGACACGACGGAGCTTCGAGAAGTACTGACGGCGGTGTACGACCGGCTGGAGCTTCCGTTCGATCCGGACTCGCTCGGCTCGGTAGCGGCTGCCGGAGGGAGTCACGATCCGAACGTCGTCATCGGGGAAATCGAGTCGGCGTTTGTGGACGGACGTCACTGCGTCGTCGAACGAGTCGAACGGTAG
- a CDS encoding DUF7112 family protein, whose protein sequence is MPDRLPSDADAVSTTRAHVDRFGGTRRRCVRLGEELDVSDGDLVRLVLDRKTYHSRVHADANGLLLRGAYENRRLARSPTEGDNELRAWLEEVGKQPGDSLEVDEVVAGELYGLRIPGSRTVYSVTRGPASSLSEIARDLDG, encoded by the coding sequence ATGCCCGACCGCCTTCCTTCCGACGCCGACGCGGTGTCGACGACCCGGGCGCACGTCGACCGCTTCGGCGGGACGCGCCGTCGCTGCGTTCGCCTCGGGGAGGAACTCGACGTTTCCGACGGCGACCTCGTCAGGCTGGTTCTGGATCGGAAAACGTACCACAGTCGAGTCCACGCCGACGCGAACGGTCTACTCCTTCGAGGGGCGTACGAAAACCGTCGTCTGGCACGGTCGCCGACCGAGGGCGATAACGAGCTACGCGCATGGCTCGAAGAAGTCGGCAAACAACCGGGAGACTCCCTGGAGGTCGACGAAGTCGTCGCCGGCGAACTGTACGGTCTCCGGATTCCCGGAAGCCGGACGGTCTACTCGGTCACTCGGGGACCCGCCTCTTCCCTCTCGGAAATCGCTCGCGACCTGGACGGGTAG
- a CDS encoding 30S ribosomal protein S6e gives MAEFKVVVADPETGETYQAEVDGQDANRFIGRELGDEVDGSAVGLDGFTLEVTGGSDVTGRPMRADVSGSGLKELLLEGGVGYKPSRDGERRRITVRGREISDETAQINAKVVAGDGDVADAFEAE, from the coding sequence ATGGCCGAATTCAAAGTCGTCGTCGCCGATCCCGAAACCGGCGAGACGTATCAGGCGGAAGTCGACGGACAGGACGCGAACCGATTCATCGGGCGGGAGCTCGGCGACGAGGTGGACGGCAGCGCCGTCGGCCTCGACGGCTTCACCCTCGAAGTGACCGGCGGCTCGGACGTGACGGGCCGTCCGATGCGTGCCGACGTGTCGGGATCGGGGTTGAAGGAACTGCTGCTCGAGGGCGGGGTCGGCTACAAGCCGAGCCGCGACGGCGAGCGCAGGCGGATCACCGTTCGGGGCCGCGAAATCAGCGACGAGACCGCCCAGATCAACGCGAAGGTCGTCGCCGGCGACGGCGACGTCGCCGACGCGTTCGAAGCGGAGTAA